One Alligator mississippiensis isolate rAllMis1 chromosome 16, rAllMis1, whole genome shotgun sequence genomic region harbors:
- the POLRMT gene encoding DNA-directed RNA polymerase, mitochondrial isoform X2, protein MAARCVKQLEKDGFHLDDLFQHVTYEDDGQEMVLTALRVIQPSYQLPPPPQAESYTKPMLRDFYSKKLAVTYPKLDFSVQELQELFQKQLDMEMASTITVPSVTMTGSPSQHTVKAQKRLASLRSQWQQALLQGLQKSRQHQARCMKKAGPKALYPYLCLLKDEEYVEIMLQTLVNLPPQGELLVILAKELGNKVYTKYMLQKKVSSQVLDKVQRLYKDYVHLLAKDTQPDSYLPREYWEKLEASTSPLLMKSDSDWFDALRVELGICLLELMVQVLKVRSNLLNCNQEQKLIPVLYHVYSFSSSYRVGLIKPHPIFTHVVADAAKPMLTFSTSLVPMLCPPIPWISPSFGAYILSPTKLMRSTDGATQHQMLLDECPSATLYPVLDALNYLGNCPWKINKPVLDVVISIFNDKGSEKLDIPPPLSEAPKPTKRTPMEMDSIKNKAAWKQELARCQKKAAEMYSLRMDALYMLSIANYLRDQVFWLPHNMDFRGRTYPCPPYLSHLRNDVARGILLFAEGKPLGPRGFDWLKIHLVNLTGLKKNKSLQDRLAYANEIMEDILDSADHPLTGRKWWMDTEEPWQVLACCMEIARASRVPDPAAYVSYFPVHQDGSCNGLQHYAALGRDLIGATSVNLMPCDEPQDVYTTVAKQVEELRRQDAEEGVHIAQLLEGFIKRKLVKQTVMTVVYGVTRYGSRLQMEKQLKDNSDFPEEYLWAASHYLVQKAFRILQQMFSRTREIQAWLTDSARLISQSGRTVEWVTPLGLPIVQPYHQSRRTSVRSTMQAVTLKMQVDSKQKPNTTKQKNAFPPNFIHSLDSTHMMLTALHCCRQGLTFVSVHDCYWTHACSVDMMNQMCREQFVELHSQPILEDLSQFMLQKYCTASPPSCKKSVMLKEILSKVPETGDLDLQKVIESIYFFS, encoded by the exons ATGGCAGCCAG gtgcgtGAAGCAGCTGGAGAAGGATGGCTTCCACCTGGATGACCTCTTCCAGCATGTCACCTACGAGGATGATGGGCAGGAGATGGTGCTGACAGCTCTGCGGGTCATCCAGCCCAGCTACCAGCTaccgcccccaccccaggccgAGTCCTACACAAAACCCATGCTCCGGGACTTCTACTCCAAG aaGCTGGCTGTGACCTACCCCAAGCTGGACTTCTCAGTGCAAGAGCTGCAGGAGCTTTTCCAGAAACAGCTGGACATGGAGATGGCCAGCACCATCACTGTACCGTCTGTGACTATGACTGGGTCCCCGAGCCAGCACACTGTCAAAGCG CAGAAGCGCCTGGCCTCGCTacgctcccagtggcagcaggcactgCTGCAAGGCCTGCAGAAGTCCAGGCAACACCAGGCTAGATGCATGAAGAAGGCTGGCCCGAAGGCCCTCTACCCCTACCTGTGCCTGCTGAAGGACGAGGAGTACGTAGAGATCATGCTCCAG ACCCTGGTGAACCTCCCGCCCCAGGGTGAGTTGCTGGTAATACTGGCTAAGGAGCTGGGCAACAAGGTCTACACCAAGTACATGCTGCAGAAGAAGGTGTCCAGCCAGGTGCTGGACAAAGTCCAGAGGCTCTACAAGGACTATGTCCACCTGCTGGCTAAAGACACCCAG CCAGACAGCTACCTGCCACGGGAGTACTGGGAAAAGCTGGAGGCCAGCACCAGCCCCTTGCTGATGAAAAGTGACTCAGATTGGTTCGACGCCCTGCGTGTGGAGCTGGGCATCTGCCTGCTGGAGCTGATGGTGCAGGTCCTTAAGGTGCGGAGCAACCTGCTGAACTGCAACCAGGAGCAGAAACTCATTCCTGTCCTCTACCACGTCTActccttcagcagcagctatcGG GTTGGGCTCATCAAGCCCCACCCCATCTTCACTCACGTGGTGGCAGATGCAGCCAAGCCCATGCTGACCTTCAGCACCTCCCTCGTGCCCATGCTGTGCCCGCCCATACCTTGGATCTCCCCCAGCTTCGGCGCCTATATCCTGTCCCCCACCAAGCTGATGCGCAGCACAGATGGTGCCACCCAGCACCAGATGCTGCTGGATGAATGCCCTTCTGCCACCCTGTACCCTGTGCTGGATGCCCTGAACTATCTGGGCAACTGCCCCTGGAAAATCAACAAGCCTGTGCTGGACGTCGTGATCTCCATCTTCAATGACAAGGGTTCTGAGAAGCTGGACATCCCGCCCCCACTCTCAGAGGCCCCCAAGCCGACAAAGCGGACCCCGATGGAGATGGACTCTATAAAGAACAAGGCAGCTTGGAAGCAGGAGCTGGCACGGTGCCAGAAAAAGGCAGCGGAGATGTACAGCCTGCGGATGGATGCCCTCTACATGTTGTCCATCGCCAACTACCTGCGGGACCAGGTCTTTTGGCTTCCGCACAACATGGACTTCCGGGGCAGGACCTACCCCTGCCCGCCCTACTTGAGCCACCTGCGCAACGACGTCGCCCGTGGCATCCTGCTCTTCGCCGAGGGCAAGCCACTGGGCCCCCGTGGCTTTGACTGGCTCAAGATCCACCTTGTCAACCTCACCGGGCTGAAGAAGAACAAGTCACTGCAGGACCGGCTGGCCTACGCCAACGAGATCATGGAGGACATCCTGGACTCAGCCGACCACCCACTCACG GGCCGCAAGTGGTGGATGGACACAGAGGAGCCGTGGCAGGTCTTGGCCTGCTGTATGGAGATCGCCCGGGCCTCACGGGTGCCTGATCCTGCTGCCTACGTCTCGTACTTCCCCGTCCATCAG GACGGTTCCTGCAATGGCCTGCAGCACTATGCCGCGCTCGGGCGGGACCTCATCGGTGCCACCTCTGTCAACCTCATGCCCTGTGACGAGCCCCAGGACGTTTACACCACCGTGGCCAAACAG GTGGAGGAGTTGCGGCGTCAGGATGCAGAGGAAGGTGTGCACATCGCCCAGCTCCTGGAGGGCTTCATCAAGCGCAAGCTGGTGAAGCAGACGGTGATGACGGTCGTGTACGGTGTCACCCGGTACGGCAGCCGGCTCCAGATGGAGAAGCAGCTTAAGGATAACAGTGACTTCCCTGAG GAGTACTTGTGGGCAGCATCACACTACCTGGTCCAGAAGGCGTTCAGGATCCTCCAGCAGATGTTCTCAAGGACGCGGGAGATCCAG GCCTGGCTGACGGACAGCGCCCGCCTCATTTCCCAATCTGGGAGGACGGTGGAGTGGGTGACGCCACTGGGCTTGCCCATTGTGCAGCCCTACCATCAGAGCCGGCGCACCTCA GTGCGGAGCACAATGCAGGCCGTGACGCTCAAGATGCAAGTCGACAGCAAGCA GAAGCCAAACACAACGAAGCAAAAGAACGCCTTCCCACCCAACTTCATCCACTCGCTGGACTCCACGCACATGATGCTCACGGCGCTGCACTGCTGCAG GCAAGGCCTGACCTTCGTCTCGGTACATGACTGCTACTGGACCCATGCGTGCTCTGTGGACATGATGAACCAG